A stretch of Carnobacterium iners DNA encodes these proteins:
- the grpE gene encoding nucleotide exchange factor GrpE produces MTENQEEENSKKISEDSPETVEEIQSQENGVIEEVDELEEIDELEKMKSDLNEKEDQYLRLQAELANMRKRNQKEKEDTAKYRSQSLATELLPVIDNLERALAIEVTDNQGESLKKGLEMVMESFKVALKNEGIEVIDPLNQLFDPNYHQAIQTTSLEEGQEADTVVNVFQKGYSLKDRVLRPAMVIVAQ; encoded by the coding sequence ATGACTGAAAATCAAGAAGAAGAAAATAGTAAAAAAATTAGTGAAGATTCTCCTGAAACCGTTGAAGAAATTCAATCTCAAGAGAATGGTGTTATAGAAGAAGTAGATGAATTAGAAGAAATAGATGAATTAGAGAAAATGAAAAGTGATTTAAATGAGAAAGAAGATCAGTACCTTCGTTTACAAGCTGAGTTAGCTAACATGCGAAAAAGAAACCAAAAAGAAAAAGAAGACACCGCTAAGTATCGCTCTCAATCTCTAGCCACCGAATTATTACCGGTAATAGATAATTTAGAACGTGCTTTGGCTATTGAAGTTACAGACAATCAAGGTGAGAGTTTGAAAAAAGGTTTAGAAATGGTGATGGAATCCTTTAAAGTAGCCTTAAAGAATGAAGGCATTGAAGTTATCGATCCATTAAATCAGCTCTTTGATCCAAATTATCACCAGGCGATACAAACAACATCTCTAGAAGAAGGACAAGAAGCCGATACAGTTGTAAATGTATTTCAAAAAGGTTATTCTTTAAAAGATCGAGTTTTAAGACCGGCAATGGTTATTGTTGCTCAATAA
- the hrcA gene encoding heat-inducible transcriptional repressor HrcA → MLTERQILILKSIIFLYTNYGTPIGSKTLMNEAGLSYSSATIRNEMVHLEVLGFIEKTHSSSGRIPSIKGYRFYVDHLIHPIEIQKKDLITIKKSFSNEFHHLDEIVIQSVELLSQLTSYTAISLGPELKDSRLTGFRLVPLTENKVMVILVTDKGHVENQMFSLPKTIQPKDLEKMVTIFNERLVGHTLIEVFKKLETEIPALINKYAKSAVGISSALDTFILQAGRDQIHVGGKMNMLDYSNGMNVEKFKLIYSLMEDQHDLAHLLTPPQSGIEVKIGQELDDERFEGFSLITASYNVIGYGTGMIALLGPTSMPYSKMISLVDVFRNELSKKVIDYYHTMED, encoded by the coding sequence ATGTTAACAGAAAGACAAATTCTCATATTAAAATCCATCATTTTTCTCTACACAAATTATGGTACCCCAATCGGATCCAAGACATTAATGAATGAAGCAGGGTTAAGTTATAGTTCTGCCACTATTCGTAATGAAATGGTCCATTTAGAGGTGCTAGGGTTTATTGAAAAAACTCATTCTTCTTCAGGGAGAATTCCTTCAATTAAAGGATATCGTTTTTACGTTGACCATCTTATCCATCCGATAGAAATTCAGAAAAAGGATTTAATAACAATTAAAAAATCGTTTAGCAACGAGTTTCATCATTTAGATGAAATTGTCATCCAGTCTGTTGAGTTACTTTCGCAATTAACTAGTTATACTGCTATTTCTTTGGGACCTGAGTTAAAAGATAGTCGATTGACGGGTTTTAGGTTAGTTCCATTAACTGAAAATAAGGTAATGGTGATACTAGTGACAGATAAAGGACATGTAGAAAATCAGATGTTTTCCTTACCGAAAACAATCCAGCCTAAGGACTTAGAAAAAATGGTGACTATTTTTAATGAACGATTAGTGGGTCATACCTTAATCGAAGTATTTAAAAAACTCGAAACAGAAATCCCTGCATTAATTAATAAATATGCTAAATCAGCAGTAGGGATTTCTTCAGCACTCGACACCTTTATTTTGCAGGCAGGACGCGATCAGATACATGTTGGTGGTAAAATGAATATGCTAGACTATTCTAATGGAATGAATGTTGAGAAATTCAAATTAATTTATTCTTTAATGGAAGATCAACATGATTTAGCACATTTATTAACTCCTCCTCAGAGTGGGATTGAGGTAAAGATTGGTCAAGAATTAGACGATGAACGATTTGAGGGATTTAGTTTGATAACTGCAAGCTATAACGTTATAGGTTATGGAACAGGAATGATTGCCTTGTTAGGACCGACTAGCATGCCATACTCAAAAATGATTAGCTTAGTCGACGTTTTTAGAAATGAACTTTCAAAAAAAGTAATTGATTACTACCACACAATGGAAGACTAA
- the ribF gene encoding riboflavin biosynthesis protein RibF, with the protein MEIIKLRHPYMKSQIPSANVVLALGFFDGVHRGHQEVINQAKQLAVKNNHALAVMTFNQHPSIVFKKVAAEDMLYLSTVEKKEAIMADLGVDTLYEVEFTSSFASLDPQTFVDLYIVGLNAKVVVAGFDYTYGKKEIASMKHLPQYAENRFDIVVIEKQTTNDAKISSTRIRKAIDSGNVEEANDLLGYTYEATGRVIHGDARGRLLGFPTANIDVTKDIRLPTVGVYVVEILVGNERYQGMASIGHNITFEKSRPLTVEVYILDFNQNIYGEKVTVFWLHYLRSEWKFDSVEALITQLKKDEEDTRQFFQTVKN; encoded by the coding sequence ATGGAAATTATTAAACTGCGTCACCCTTATATGAAAAGTCAAATTCCTTCAGCGAATGTCGTTTTGGCTTTAGGTTTTTTTGATGGTGTTCATAGAGGGCACCAAGAAGTTATCAATCAAGCAAAACAGTTAGCTGTAAAGAATAATCATGCATTAGCCGTTATGACTTTTAACCAGCATCCGTCAATTGTTTTTAAAAAAGTAGCAGCTGAAGATATGCTTTATTTATCTACTGTAGAAAAAAAAGAAGCAATCATGGCAGATTTAGGTGTAGATACTTTATATGAGGTAGAATTCACTTCTTCTTTTGCATCTTTAGACCCTCAAACGTTTGTCGATTTATACATTGTTGGCTTGAATGCAAAGGTAGTTGTTGCAGGTTTTGATTACACTTACGGAAAAAAAGAAATTGCTTCTATGAAACACCTGCCACAATATGCTGAAAACCGTTTTGATATTGTTGTGATTGAAAAGCAAACAACAAACGATGCTAAAATTAGCTCTACTCGAATCAGAAAAGCAATTGATAGCGGAAATGTAGAAGAAGCTAATGACCTGTTAGGCTATACCTATGAAGCAACTGGACGCGTGATTCACGGCGATGCAAGAGGTAGATTATTGGGATTTCCGACAGCTAATATTGATGTGACAAAAGATATACGTTTACCAACCGTTGGTGTTTATGTCGTTGAAATACTTGTGGGGAATGAGCGTTATCAAGGAATGGCATCTATCGGACATAATATTACATTCGAGAAAAGTCGTCCTTTGACCGTAGAAGTTTATATTTTAGATTTCAACCAAAACATATATGGTGAAAAAGTAACCGTTTTTTGGCTACATTACTTGAGAAGTGAATGGAAATTTGACTCGGTAGAAGCCTTAATTACTCAGTTGAAAAAAGATGAAGAAGATACAAGACAATTCTTTCAAACAGTCAAAAATTAA
- the truB gene encoding tRNA pseudouridine(55) synthase TruB yields the protein MDGILPLWKERGMTSHDCVFKLRKILKTKKIGHTGTLDPDVDGVLPICIGNATKVVEYMMETGKSYIGEITLGFSTTTEDKSGEVVERLAMEQIPSIEEIDQAMANMQGVITQIPPMFSAVKVNGKRLYEYARAGETVERPSRKAIIKKFVRTTNPVFDDNEKTVSWRFEVDCGKGTYVRTLSVDLGETLGYPAHMSDLTRTSSGTFKSEECLTLAQVAEKMIDQTIQEKLSPLEYGVKELDSVEIEEELWNRVKNGAVLPSDIFGEQVTFPLVIMYENVAWSIYGKHPVKEGLIKPLKGLRSFQ from the coding sequence TTGGATGGTATTCTTCCATTATGGAAAGAACGTGGAATGACAAGTCACGATTGTGTCTTTAAGCTTAGAAAAATATTAAAAACAAAAAAAATAGGACATACAGGAACCTTGGATCCTGATGTTGATGGTGTTTTACCAATTTGTATTGGAAATGCGACTAAAGTGGTTGAATACATGATGGAAACTGGAAAAAGCTACATCGGAGAGATCACATTAGGATTTTCAACTACAACCGAAGATAAAAGTGGTGAAGTTGTTGAACGCCTTGCTATGGAGCAAATACCTTCAATAGAAGAAATTGATCAAGCAATGGCTAATATGCAGGGTGTTATTACTCAAATTCCACCAATGTTTTCGGCTGTAAAAGTTAATGGAAAGAGACTTTATGAATACGCAAGAGCAGGTGAAACCGTTGAAAGACCTAGTAGAAAAGCGATAATCAAAAAATTTGTTCGCACAACGAATCCAGTTTTTGACGATAATGAAAAAACGGTATCTTGGAGATTTGAAGTAGATTGTGGCAAAGGTACCTATGTAAGAACGTTATCGGTGGATTTAGGTGAAACTTTGGGTTATCCTGCACATATGTCAGATTTAACTCGTACTTCAAGCGGAACGTTCAAATCCGAAGAATGCTTAACTCTAGCGCAAGTAGCTGAAAAAATGATTGATCAAACAATTCAAGAAAAGTTATCTCCACTAGAATACGGGGTAAAAGAACTTGACTCAGTTGAAATAGAGGAAGAATTATGGAATAGAGTAAAAAATGGAGCTGTTTTGCCATCTGATATCTTTGGTGAGCAAGTAACCTTTCCATTAGTTATTATGTACGAAAATGTCGCTTGGAGCATTTATGGCAAGCATCCTGTTAAAGAGGGTCTTATCAAACCATTAAAAGGATTACGATCATTTCAGTAA
- the rbfA gene encoding 30S ribosome-binding factor RbfA has protein sequence MANFRTGRVAQEIQKEVNDILVKRVKDPRVSNVTITEVKVTGDLQQATIYYSILSEKEKDLELVQLGLDKATGLIRRELGKRLTLYKTPELAFSLDESVLYGSRIDELLRNLNKE, from the coding sequence ATGGCAAATTTTAGAACTGGGCGTGTAGCTCAAGAAATCCAAAAAGAAGTGAATGACATCCTAGTCAAACGTGTGAAAGATCCACGTGTTTCAAATGTAACGATTACTGAAGTAAAAGTAACCGGAGATTTGCAACAAGCAACGATTTACTATAGTATTTTATCTGAAAAAGAAAAAGATCTTGAACTTGTTCAGCTAGGTTTAGATAAAGCAACCGGATTAATTCGAAGAGAATTAGGAAAACGATTGACGTTATATAAAACTCCTGAATTAGCTTTTTCTCTTGATGAATCCGTCCTGTACGGTAGCCGAATTGATGAATTGTTACGTAATTTAAATAAAGAATAA
- the infB gene encoding translation initiation factor IF-2: MANLRVFEFAKKHDLPTEKVIEKANQLGFNYKNHLSSMEDKQVAMLNEAFVASNKRNTSTTKNQDETQKHTTQKGGKGIVNKQNQTNNSSKPETKSKSASKTASSKKPTSTTSRPAAKPAEKKAAPIVKRTTNPMEQKTTTGTSGKRGGYRGAQGTHGGFNKRKRKGKRGETKPVAPPVPRKFKELPDVLVYTDGMTVADISKKIYREPAEIIKKLFLLGVVATLNQSLNKETIELLAAEYGIETEEKVKVDVSDLDVYFETETIEGNLATRPPVVTIMGHVDHGKTTLLDSLRNTKVSLGEAGGITQHIGAYQVKSNGKTITFLDTPGHAAFTTMRARGADVTDITIIVVAADDGVMPQTIEAINHAKAAEVPIIVAVNKIDKPTANPERVMQELTEYGLIPESWGGDTIFVEISAKFAKNLDELLEMILLVAEVEDLKADPKRAALGSVIEARLDKSKGPIATLLVQEGTLRVGDPIVVGNTYGRVRVMVNELGRRVKIAGPSAPVEITGLNAAPQAGDQFVVFEDEKSARAVGETRAQKAMASQRLITNRVTLDNLFSSLEDGEIKEVNVIIKADVQGSAEALASSLQKIEVEGVRVKIIHTAVGAINESDVTLAAASNAIIIGFNVRPTPQAKEQASQETIDIRLHRIIYNAIDEIETAMKGMLDPEYEEKVTGQVVVRETFAVSKVGTIAGGFVTDGHISRNSSIRLIRDNIVIFEGELASLKRFKDDAKEVKKGFECGFMIKDYNELKVDDVVEAYEMVEIKRK, translated from the coding sequence ATGGCTAATTTGCGAGTATTTGAATTTGCAAAAAAACATGATCTACCTACTGAAAAAGTAATTGAAAAAGCTAATCAATTAGGGTTTAACTACAAAAATCATTTATCTTCAATGGAAGATAAACAAGTTGCGATGCTAAACGAAGCATTTGTTGCAAGCAACAAAAGGAATACAAGTACAACGAAAAACCAAGACGAAACACAAAAACACACAACACAAAAAGGCGGTAAGGGTATAGTAAACAAACAGAATCAAACCAATAATAGTTCCAAACCTGAAACAAAATCAAAATCAGCAAGTAAGACAGCAAGTAGTAAAAAACCAACTTCGACAACTAGTCGTCCAGCAGCAAAACCAGCTGAAAAGAAAGCAGCGCCAATTGTAAAGCGAACAACCAATCCAATGGAGCAAAAAACGACTACTGGAACAAGTGGTAAACGTGGTGGATACCGTGGAGCACAAGGTACTCACGGTGGATTTAACAAACGTAAGAGAAAAGGTAAACGTGGAGAAACTAAACCAGTAGCACCTCCAGTTCCGCGTAAATTCAAAGAATTACCAGATGTTTTAGTCTACACCGACGGAATGACTGTAGCGGATATTTCTAAGAAAATTTATCGCGAACCAGCAGAAATCATTAAGAAATTATTCCTGCTTGGCGTTGTAGCAACTTTAAACCAAAGTTTAAACAAAGAAACTATTGAACTTCTTGCAGCAGAATATGGAATTGAAACAGAAGAAAAAGTTAAAGTAGACGTATCTGATTTAGACGTTTATTTTGAAACAGAAACAATAGAAGGAAATCTAGCAACACGTCCTCCAGTAGTAACTATTATGGGACACGTTGATCATGGTAAAACAACTTTGTTAGACTCTTTAAGAAATACAAAAGTTAGTTTAGGCGAAGCCGGTGGGATTACACAGCATATTGGTGCTTATCAAGTGAAATCTAACGGTAAGACGATTACTTTCTTGGATACACCTGGACATGCTGCCTTTACGACTATGCGTGCTCGTGGTGCAGACGTTACAGATATTACCATTATTGTTGTAGCTGCCGATGATGGCGTTATGCCACAAACTATTGAGGCTATTAACCACGCAAAAGCTGCAGAAGTTCCGATTATTGTAGCGGTTAATAAAATTGATAAGCCTACAGCTAATCCAGAACGAGTGATGCAAGAACTAACTGAATATGGTTTAATCCCAGAATCATGGGGTGGAGACACAATTTTCGTCGAAATTTCAGCTAAATTTGCTAAGAATTTAGATGAATTATTAGAAATGATTTTACTAGTCGCAGAGGTAGAAGACCTAAAAGCAGATCCTAAGAGAGCCGCGCTAGGTTCAGTAATTGAAGCTCGTCTAGATAAAAGTAAGGGCCCTATTGCTACTTTACTTGTCCAAGAAGGCACACTGCGCGTTGGAGACCCAATTGTAGTAGGGAATACTTACGGACGTGTACGAGTAATGGTTAACGAACTTGGTAGACGTGTTAAAATAGCAGGACCATCTGCTCCAGTAGAGATTACTGGTTTAAATGCTGCTCCACAAGCTGGCGATCAGTTTGTTGTCTTTGAAGATGAGAAATCAGCTCGTGCAGTTGGTGAAACACGTGCTCAAAAAGCGATGGCTAGCCAGCGTTTAATAACTAATCGTGTAACATTAGACAATTTATTCTCAAGCTTAGAGGATGGAGAAATAAAAGAAGTTAATGTTATCATTAAAGCAGACGTTCAAGGTTCAGCAGAAGCCTTGGCTTCTAGCTTACAAAAAATTGAGGTTGAAGGTGTACGTGTTAAAATCATCCACACAGCAGTCGGAGCTATCAATGAGAGTGACGTTACTTTAGCGGCAGCAAGTAATGCGATTATTATTGGATTTAACGTTCGACCAACACCACAAGCTAAAGAACAAGCAAGTCAAGAAACAATTGATATTCGTCTACATCGTATTATTTACAACGCGATTGATGAAATTGAAACAGCAATGAAAGGCATGTTAGACCCAGAGTACGAAGAAAAAGTTACTGGACAAGTTGTTGTTCGTGAAACATTTGCGGTTTCTAAAGTTGGAACAATTGCTGGTGGTTTTGTAACAGACGGCCATATTTCTCGCAACAGTAGTATTCGTTTAATAAGAGACAACATTGTTATTTTTGAAGGCGAATTAGCTAGTTTAAAACGTTTTAAAGATGATGCAAAAGAAGTTAAAAAAGGCTTTGAATGTGGCTTTATGATTAAAGATTACAATGAGTTAAAAGTAGACGATGTCGTTGAAGCATACGAAATGGTTGAAATTAAACGCAAATAA
- a CDS encoding YlxQ-related RNA-binding protein, with amino-acid sequence MNEDQKALNLLGIAMKAGKLVTGEDLTLKEIRKEQAKIVLVATDASEQTKKKISDKCRYYDIPIVIYFTKAELSHAIGKERTICTTLDNGFGKKIRELLLN; translated from the coding sequence ATGAATGAAGATCAAAAAGCACTGAACCTTTTAGGAATAGCGATGAAAGCTGGAAAATTGGTAACAGGTGAAGATTTAACATTAAAAGAAATTAGAAAAGAACAGGCAAAAATAGTACTAGTTGCTACGGATGCTAGTGAGCAAACCAAGAAAAAAATCTCGGATAAATGTCGTTATTACGATATTCCAATAGTTATTTATTTTACAAAAGCAGAGTTGAGTCACGCAATTGGAAAAGAGCGTACAATATGTACAACATTGGATAACGGCTTTGGTAAAAAAATCCGGGAATTATTACTAAATTAA
- the rnpM gene encoding RNase P modulator RnpM, with amino-acid sequence MQKRKIPMRKCIASNKMKPKKEMIRIVKNKEGEISIDPSGKVAGRGAYISIDPLIVKVAWDKRILDCTFETALADPFYQELLDYVTRQKARMSL; translated from the coding sequence ATGCAAAAGCGTAAAATTCCTATGCGTAAGTGTATTGCTTCAAATAAAATGAAACCTAAAAAAGAAATGATTCGAATAGTAAAAAATAAAGAGGGTGAAATCAGTATTGATCCCAGCGGCAAAGTGGCTGGACGCGGCGCTTATATCTCTATTGATCCACTAATTGTTAAGGTTGCTTGGGATAAACGTATTTTAGATTGCACGTTCGAAACAGCTTTAGCAGATCCTTTTTATCAAGAACTTTTAGATTACGTAACACGACAGAAAGCGCGGATGAGTTTATGA
- the nusA gene encoding transcription termination factor NusA, whose protein sequence is MSKEMLNALDTLEQEKGIAKEIVIDALEAALVSAYKKNYGQAQNVEVEFDMKKGDIHVYAVKEVVDVVFDSRLEVSLKEALDINSAYELGDSIRFKTTPKDFGRIAAQTAKQVIMQRVREAERNIIYNEFITYENDIMQGIVERQDHRYIYVNLGKIEAVLSKQEQIPNEVYKPHDRIKVYVTKVENTSKGPQIFVSRSHPDLLKRLFEQEVPEIYDGIVEIKSIAREAGDRAKVAVMSRDENIDPVGTCVGPKGQRVQAIVNELKGENMDIVEWSADPATFIANALNPAQVINVTFNEREGSCVVVVPDYQLSLAIGKRGQNARLAAKLTGFKIDIKSESDIQDSLITKDKAGLERTEDYVSAVEETMSAEQESDATEIVENVEDSKDFPSDIEVEDEFQEGILTSGEAEEMIEIAEAEDENK, encoded by the coding sequence ATGAGCAAAGAAATGCTAAATGCCCTTGATACATTAGAGCAAGAAAAAGGCATTGCAAAGGAAATCGTCATTGATGCTTTGGAAGCTGCGTTGGTTTCAGCATATAAAAAGAATTACGGACAAGCGCAAAATGTAGAAGTTGAGTTTGATATGAAAAAAGGCGATATCCACGTTTATGCTGTAAAAGAAGTCGTTGATGTTGTCTTTGATTCACGTTTAGAAGTTAGTTTAAAAGAAGCTTTAGATATTAACAGTGCTTATGAATTAGGGGATTCTATTCGCTTTAAAACGACTCCCAAAGACTTTGGTAGAATCGCGGCTCAAACAGCAAAACAAGTTATCATGCAACGGGTACGCGAAGCAGAGCGTAATATCATCTACAATGAATTTATTACTTATGAGAATGATATTATGCAGGGAATTGTTGAAAGACAAGACCACCGTTATATCTATGTGAATCTTGGGAAAATTGAAGCGGTATTATCTAAACAAGAACAAATACCGAATGAAGTTTATAAACCTCATGATCGTATAAAGGTCTATGTAACAAAAGTTGAGAATACGTCTAAAGGGCCTCAAATTTTTGTGAGCCGCAGTCACCCAGACTTATTAAAGCGTTTGTTTGAACAAGAAGTACCAGAAATTTACGATGGCATTGTTGAAATCAAATCAATTGCCCGCGAAGCTGGAGATAGAGCTAAAGTAGCTGTTATGTCTAGAGATGAAAATATCGATCCAGTTGGTACTTGTGTCGGTCCCAAAGGCCAACGTGTGCAAGCAATCGTAAACGAGTTAAAAGGCGAGAATATGGATATTGTTGAATGGAGTGCAGATCCTGCAACGTTTATAGCGAATGCATTAAATCCTGCACAAGTTATCAATGTTACTTTTAATGAGAGAGAAGGCAGTTGTGTGGTCGTTGTACCTGACTACCAATTATCTCTTGCAATTGGTAAACGAGGCCAAAATGCTCGATTAGCTGCTAAATTAACTGGCTTTAAAATTGATATCAAATCAGAATCAGATATTCAAGATTCGCTGATTACTAAAGATAAAGCTGGCTTAGAGCGCACAGAAGATTACGTTTCTGCTGTCGAAGAAACGATGAGTGCCGAACAAGAAAGTGATGCAACAGAAATTGTTGAAAATGTTGAAGACAGTAAAGATTTCCCTAGCGATATAGAAGTTGAAGATGAATTTCAAGAAGGTATATTAACTTCAGGAGAAGCCGAAGAAATGATTGAAATAGCTGAAGCTGAAGATGAGAATAAATAG
- the rimP gene encoding ribosome maturation factor RimP, with the protein MTSVVETVSNIVQPIVNSFEFELVDVEFVREGKNWFLRIYVDKPEGITLEDCAFVSEKVSETMDAMNPDPIPQAYFLEVSSPGAERPLKKEEDYIEAIGEYIHISLYEAFDSEKIYEGILKQITDETLILSVRIKTRVKEIEFDRKKIAKARLAIQF; encoded by the coding sequence ATGACAAGTGTGGTTGAAACGGTTAGTAATATTGTGCAACCCATAGTTAATAGTTTTGAATTTGAACTAGTTGATGTAGAATTTGTTAGAGAAGGGAAGAATTGGTTTTTAAGAATATATGTTGATAAACCAGAAGGTATTACTCTGGAAGATTGTGCTTTTGTCAGTGAAAAAGTCAGTGAAACAATGGATGCAATGAATCCAGATCCAATACCACAAGCCTATTTCTTAGAAGTATCTTCTCCCGGAGCTGAAAGACCATTAAAAAAAGAAGAAGATTATATTGAAGCTATTGGTGAATATATTCATATTTCATTATACGAAGCTTTTGATAGTGAAAAAATTTATGAAGGTATATTAAAACAAATTACAGATGAAACTTTGATTTTATCTGTACGAATTAAAACTCGAGTAAAAGAGATTGAATTTGATCGTAAAAAAATTGCAAAAGCTAGATTAGCAATCCAATTTTAA